The Astyanax mexicanus isolate ESR-SI-001 chromosome 24, AstMex3_surface, whole genome shotgun sequence genome has a segment encoding these proteins:
- the cpne1 gene encoding copine-1 isoform X1: protein MATQCVVKVELTISCKNLLDKDVGSKSDPLCVLLQSTGNDQWTEVDRTERVKNCQDPEFSKRLCVDYHFEKVQKLKLGVYDIDNKSVDLKDDDYLGGFECTLGQIVSTKKVTNPLELKKGKPAGKGTITIVADEVKDNRAIVLEVEARNLDKKDMFGKSDPFLEFFKQADDGSWTLVHRTEVIKNNLNPSWKKFTVSVGTFCNADFNKPLKVHCSDYDSDGSHDLIGIFQTNVVELLKADSGSGVEFDCIDPEKQKKKKSYKNSGVVRIKNCKIEAQYTFLDYVMGGCQINFTVGIDFTGSNGDPRSPESLHYLSPDGTNQYLNAIWSVGQVIKDYDTDKLFPAFGFGAQVPPDFKVSHEFALNFNPNSPYCQGIEGIVQAYRAALPQVRLYGPTNFSPIINHVARIAAGAAQQSNAAQYFVLLIITDGEITDLDQTKQAIVNSSKLPMSIIIVGVGEADFKAMEVLDGDNGVLKAPSGEPVSRDIVQFVPFKSFASAPREALAQTVLAEVPGQLVSYFKMRNIIPVNPPAPSK, encoded by the exons GTGGATCGTACAGAGAGAGTGAAGAACTGTCAGGATCCTGAGTTCTCTAAGAGGCTGTGCGTCGATTATCATTTTGAGAAGGTGCAGAAGCTGAAGCTGGGCGTCTACGACATCGACAACAAGTCTGTAGACCTGAAGGATGATGACTACCTGGGAGGATTTGAGTGCACTCTTGGCCAG ATTGTCTCCACTAAGAAGGTTACAAACCCTCTCGAACTCAAGAAAGGGAAACCAGCTGGTAAAGGCACCATAACG ATCGTAGCTGATGAAGTGAAGGATAATAGGGCTATTGTTCTGGAGGTGGAGGCCAGAAACCTGGACAAGAAG GACATGTTTGGTAAATCAGATCCGTTCCTGGAGTTCTTTAAGCAGGCTGATGATGGGAGCTGGACTCTGGTCCACAGAACAGAG GTCATTAAGAATAATCTGAATCCCTCCTGGAAGAAGTTCACAGTTTCTGTGGGGACGTTCTGTAATGCAGATTTCAACAAACCGCTTAAG GTCCACTGCTCTGATTACGATAGCGACGGCTCTCACGATCTGATTGGCATTTTCCAAACTAACGTGGTCGAGCTTCTGAAAGCAGACAGTGGATCAGGG GTGGAGTTCGACTGTATTGATcctgagaaacagaaaaagaagaagagctaTAAGAACTCGGGTGTGGTACGCATCAAAAACTGCAAG ATCGAGGCTCAGTACACGTTCCTGGATTACGTGATGGGAGGCTGCCAGATTAATTTCACG GTAGGGATAGATTTTACGGGCTCTAATGGAGATCCTCGCTCCCCTGAGTCTCTGCATTACCTCAGTCCTGACGGGACCAATCAGTACCTCAACGCTATCTGGTCTGTGGGTCAGGTGATCAAGGATTATGACAC GGATAAACTCTTCCCTGCTTTTGGATTCGGTGCTCAGGTGCCTccagatttcaag GTGTCGCACGAGTTTGCTCTGAACTTCAACCCCAACAGCCCTTACTGCCAAG GTATAGAGGGAATCGTGCAGGCGTATCGCGCGGCTCTGCCGCAGGTTCGGCTCTACGGTCCGACCAATTTCTCCCCCATCATTAATCACGTGGCTCGAATCGCTGCAGGAGCAGCGCAGCAGTCTAACGCTGCA caATATTTCGTGCTGTTGATCATCACTGACGGGGAGATCACGGATCTGGACCAGACGAAACAGGCCATAGTGAACAGCTCCAAGCTGCCCATGTCCATCATCATCGTGGGCGTGGGAGAAGCTGATTTTAAGGCGATGGAGGTTCTGGATGGTGATAACGGTGTGCTGAAAGCTCCCTCCGGAGAACCGGTGTCCAGAGACATCGTCCAGTTCGTTCCTTTCAAAAGCTTCGCCAGC GCTCCTAGAGAAGCTCTGGCTCAGACAGTTCTAGCTGAGGTTCCCGGTCAGCTGGTTTCCTACTTTAAGATGAGAAACATCATCCCGGTTAATCCTCCTGCTCCCAGTAAATAG
- the cpne1 gene encoding copine-1 isoform X2: MATQCVVKVELTISCKNLLDKDVGSKSDPLCVLLQSTGNDQWTEVDRTERVKNCQDPEFSKRLCVDYHFEKVQKLKLGVYDIDNKSVDLKDDDYLGGFECTLGQIVSTKKVTNPLELKKGKPAGKGTITIVADEVKDNRAIVLEVEARNLDKKDMFGKSDPFLEFFKQADDGSWTLVHRTEVIKNNLNPSWKKFTVSVGTFCNADFNKPLKVACYDKDEDTSSDLIGEFSCTTANLLEARDQGVEFDCIDPEKQKKKKSYKNSGVVRIKNCKIEAQYTFLDYVMGGCQINFTVGIDFTGSNGDPRSPESLHYLSPDGTNQYLNAIWSVGQVIKDYDTDKLFPAFGFGAQVPPDFKVSHEFALNFNPNSPYCQGIEGIVQAYRAALPQVRLYGPTNFSPIINHVARIAAGAAQQSNAAQYFVLLIITDGEITDLDQTKQAIVNSSKLPMSIIIVGVGEADFKAMEVLDGDNGVLKAPSGEPVSRDIVQFVPFKSFASAPREALAQTVLAEVPGQLVSYFKMRNIIPVNPPAPSK, encoded by the exons GTGGATCGTACAGAGAGAGTGAAGAACTGTCAGGATCCTGAGTTCTCTAAGAGGCTGTGCGTCGATTATCATTTTGAGAAGGTGCAGAAGCTGAAGCTGGGCGTCTACGACATCGACAACAAGTCTGTAGACCTGAAGGATGATGACTACCTGGGAGGATTTGAGTGCACTCTTGGCCAG ATTGTCTCCACTAAGAAGGTTACAAACCCTCTCGAACTCAAGAAAGGGAAACCAGCTGGTAAAGGCACCATAACG ATCGTAGCTGATGAAGTGAAGGATAATAGGGCTATTGTTCTGGAGGTGGAGGCCAGAAACCTGGACAAGAAG GACATGTTTGGTAAATCAGATCCGTTCCTGGAGTTCTTTAAGCAGGCTGATGATGGGAGCTGGACTCTGGTCCACAGAACAGAG GTCATTAAGAATAATCTGAATCCCTCCTGGAAGAAGTTCACAGTTTCTGTGGGGACGTTCTGTAATGCAGATTTCAACAAACCGCTTAAG GTGGCTTGTTATGATAAGGACGAGGACACCAGCTCTGATTTGATTGGAGAGTTTTCCTGCACCACAGCCAATCTGCTGGAGGCCAGGGACCAGGGG GTGGAGTTCGACTGTATTGATcctgagaaacagaaaaagaagaagagctaTAAGAACTCGGGTGTGGTACGCATCAAAAACTGCAAG ATCGAGGCTCAGTACACGTTCCTGGATTACGTGATGGGAGGCTGCCAGATTAATTTCACG GTAGGGATAGATTTTACGGGCTCTAATGGAGATCCTCGCTCCCCTGAGTCTCTGCATTACCTCAGTCCTGACGGGACCAATCAGTACCTCAACGCTATCTGGTCTGTGGGTCAGGTGATCAAGGATTATGACAC GGATAAACTCTTCCCTGCTTTTGGATTCGGTGCTCAGGTGCCTccagatttcaag GTGTCGCACGAGTTTGCTCTGAACTTCAACCCCAACAGCCCTTACTGCCAAG GTATAGAGGGAATCGTGCAGGCGTATCGCGCGGCTCTGCCGCAGGTTCGGCTCTACGGTCCGACCAATTTCTCCCCCATCATTAATCACGTGGCTCGAATCGCTGCAGGAGCAGCGCAGCAGTCTAACGCTGCA caATATTTCGTGCTGTTGATCATCACTGACGGGGAGATCACGGATCTGGACCAGACGAAACAGGCCATAGTGAACAGCTCCAAGCTGCCCATGTCCATCATCATCGTGGGCGTGGGAGAAGCTGATTTTAAGGCGATGGAGGTTCTGGATGGTGATAACGGTGTGCTGAAAGCTCCCTCCGGAGAACCGGTGTCCAGAGACATCGTCCAGTTCGTTCCTTTCAAAAGCTTCGCCAGC GCTCCTAGAGAAGCTCTGGCTCAGACAGTTCTAGCTGAGGTTCCCGGTCAGCTGGTTTCCTACTTTAAGATGAGAAACATCATCCCGGTTAATCCTCCTGCTCCCAGTAAATAG